A window of the Myripristis murdjan chromosome 15, fMyrMur1.1, whole genome shotgun sequence genome harbors these coding sequences:
- the abhd12 gene encoding lysophosphatidylserine lipase ABHD12 isoform X2 — MLSNIWSQSGLGLVGRLKRLLLWLLVVYVSIPVIIKLCPSIQAKLVFLNFVRMPYFIDLQRPLDQGLNHTHNFYLQPEAGLKIGVWHTVPAQMWREAQGKQGDWYDTTLSSAHPAILYLHGNAGTRGGDHRVQLYKVLSSLGYHVVAFDYRGWGDSDGSPSEGGMTSDALFLYDWLKQKLDGKPLYIWGHSLGTGVATNLVRRLCDRGSPPDALILESPFTNIREEAKSHPFSMVYRYLPGFDWFFLDAITANDIRFASDENVNHISCPVLILHAEDDSVVPFHLGKKLFDMAAQSKSLSGQKVQFVPFSSSLAYKHKFIYRSPELPNILSDFLGTAPPNA; from the exons gctgggtCTGGTGGGCCGGCTGAAGAGGctcctgctgtggctgctggttGTTTACGTCTCGATCCCCGTCATCATCAAACTGTGTCCGTCCATCCAGGCCAAGCTGGTCTTCCTCAACTTCG TGCGGATGCCGTACTTCATCGACCTGCAGCGACCTCTGGACCAGGgactgaaccacacacacaacttctACCTGCAGCCTGAGGCCGGCCTCAAGATCGGAgtctg gcacaCGGTTCCGGCTCAGATGTGGCGGGAAGCCCAGGGGAAGCAGGGCGACTGGTACGACACCACGCTGAGCTCCGCCCACCCCGCCATCCTTTATCTCCATGGCAACGCAGGGActag aggaGGAGATCACAGAGTTCAGCTgtacaag GTCCTCAGCTCGTTAGGCTACCATGTAGTCGCGTTTGATTACCGAG gctgGGGGGACTCAGACGGCAGCCCGTCAGAGGGGGGGATGACATCAGACGCTCTCTTCCTCtatgattggctgaaacagaaacTGGATGGAAAACCTCTTTACATCTGGGGACACTCTCTGGGAacagg AGTCGCCACGAACCTCGTCAGACGACTGTGTGAcagag GAAGTCCTCCTGATGCTCTAATCTTAGAGTCTCCTTTCACCAACATCAGAGAGGAAGCCAAGAGCCACCCGTTCTctatg gtttACAGATACCTGCCGGGTTTTGATTGGTTCTTCCTTGATGCCATCACAGCCAACGACATCCGCTTCGCCAGTGATGAAAA tgtgaacCACATCTCGTGTCCCGTGTTGATTCTTCACGCTGAAGATGACAGTGTGGTTCCGTTCCATCTGGGGAAAAAG CTGTTCGACATGGCCGCCCAGTCGAAGAGCCTCAGCGGTCAGAAGGTTCAGTTCgttcccttctcttcctctctggccTACAAGCACAAGTTCATCTACAGGAGCCCGGAGCTGCCAAACATCCTCAG tgatttCCTCGGCACAGCGCCTCCCAACGCATAG